In the genome of Aestuariirhabdus haliotis, one region contains:
- a CDS encoding GlcG/HbpS family heme-binding protein yields MLVIHRLDLREAGLLMDGARERSRKIGVPMCIAITDESGTLLAFERMDGGKVSSATIAQDKAYTAAAARKATHEYNRVCVPGNLAFGIHTEMGGRLSVVGGGLPVIMNGQVVGAIGISSGTPQQDMECAQAGIDYLMREQVTA; encoded by the coding sequence ATGCTGGTTATTCATCGTTTGGATCTACGGGAAGCTGGGTTGTTAATGGATGGCGCGCGCGAGCGTTCGCGGAAAATCGGAGTGCCCATGTGTATTGCGATAACGGATGAGTCGGGCACCTTGTTGGCCTTTGAACGTATGGATGGCGGCAAGGTCAGCAGCGCAACGATCGCCCAGGATAAAGCCTATACGGCGGCCGCGGCACGAAAGGCCACGCATGAGTACAATCGGGTTTGTGTGCCGGGCAATCTTGCCTTTGGTATCCATACCGAAATGGGCGGACGATTGTCTGTGGTTGGTGGTGGTTTGCCCGTGATTATGAATGGGCAAGTGGTCGGCGCGATAGGCATTAGCTCGGGCACCCCACAACAGGATATGGAATGTGCCCAGGCGGGTATCGATTATCTAATGCGCGAGCAGGTTACCGCCTAG